The following nucleotide sequence is from bacterium.
CTATAGATGGCTAAATAGTTACGAGTTTTTTATGTAAAATAGTAAACCAGATACCGGTTATCACTGTAAAAAAGGTAGTTATTGACATTAAAATTAAAGGCGTATATTCTAAAACTACTGAAAAAGGGAAAAGGGTATTTTCTATTCCAAGAAAATCCCGCAGATATGCCTTTATAACCAGGATAAGTAAAATAATGATAATTGTCGTAATCTGAAAGGTGGTTTTTAATTTACCTTTTAACGAAGCGGCAATGACTATACCTTTTGACATCGCAATCATTCTCAGTCCTGTAACCACAAATTCTCGTGTAATAATCAAGATTACCATCCAGGCGGGTATGTGTAACGCTGGCATCTCTACAAAATAAATAAACGCCGCAGAAACTAATATTTTATCGGCTAATGGGTCGGCAAACTTTCCAAAGGTAGTTTCTAATCCATACTTTCGAGCAATCTTACCGTCATAAATATCTGTTATAGCACAGATAAGAAATACCAATAGACTTAGATAATAAGAGTACACATTGTCATAGGCTAAAAATATGACAAAAAAAGGCACCAGAATAATTCTTAATAAGGTTAATTTATTGGCTAAATTCATTAAAGGTTATTATAATAAACTTTTTAAATATTGTCAAACTTTTTCTTACTAAAAAAAGGTTGACATTAGCAATATATTTTTATATAATATTTCATTACCAAATTTAAAATTTAACTAAATAATGGAGGTTTTTAAAATGGCAACAAAAAAACACATCTATTTTTTTGCTCAGGGTGAAGCAGAAGGAACTAAAGATATGAAAGAACTTTTAGGAGGTAAAGGAGCCGGGTTAGCTGAAATGACCAATATCGGCATACCAGTCCCCCCAGGATTTACCATTACGACAGAGGCATGTGTCTATTATGACCAGCATCATGGTGCCTATCCTCAAGGGTTAGAAGAAGAAATTGAAGAGAATATGAAAAGGTTAGAACAAGTAATGGGTAAGAAATTTGGGGATGTTGATAATCCACTTCTTGTCTCGGTTCGCTCAGGGGCAAAAATATCTATGCCCGGGATGATGGATACTATCTTAAATCTCGGATTAAATAACCATACCGTAGAAG
It contains:
- the pgsA gene encoding CDP-diacylglycerol--glycerol-3-phosphate 3-phosphatidyltransferase — protein: MNLANKLTLLRIILVPFFVIFLAYDNVYSYYLSLLVFLICAITDIYDGKIARKYGLETTFGKFADPLADKILVSAAFIYFVEMPALHIPAWMVILIITREFVVTGLRMIAMSKGIVIAASLKGKLKTTFQITTIIIILLILVIKAYLRDFLGIENTLFPFSVVLEYTPLILMSITTFFTVITGIWFTILHKKLVTI